From Cellulophaga lytica DSM 7489, a single genomic window includes:
- a CDS encoding putative signal transducing protein — protein sequence MLKTNYKKIYSGNQFNVKAILEKLLQINIEGVVKDESESGRLAGFASAIPGEQDLYVHNDEAEKALEIVNNYIKEL from the coding sequence ATGTTAAAAACTAACTACAAAAAAATATATAGCGGAAACCAATTTAACGTAAAGGCTATTTTAGAAAAGCTGCTACAAATAAATATTGAAGGCGTTGTTAAAGATGAGTCAGAATCAGGAAGACTAGCTGGTTTTGCTTCAGCTATACCTGGAGAGCAAGATTTATATGTACATAATGATGAGGCTGAAAAAGCTTTAGAAATAGTTAATAATTATATTAAAGAATTATAA
- a CDS encoding peptidylprolyl isomerase translates to MNTKILSYAILLLLILTTGCNNTPKPKQKVKQTKVKNDTVAVDSSKVTKKEEKFVLTEENAIPFFYEYNKTLKEDKVKITTNLGSFTLQLFDNVPYHKANFIYLTKKGYFNDTYFHRVVKNFIIQGGNADNRKTAKKRGEIGRYLLPPDTKKGHKHHRGVISMPSSENDNPHKLASPYEFFIVVTKPGSYHLDKDYTPFGKVIKGMDVVDLINRQPVDEGDWPKQNIFIIKAEVVK, encoded by the coding sequence ATGAATACAAAGATACTATCTTACGCTATACTATTACTATTAATTTTAACTACTGGTTGCAACAATACACCCAAACCCAAACAAAAAGTTAAACAGACTAAAGTTAAAAATGATACTGTTGCAGTAGACAGTTCTAAAGTTACTAAAAAAGAAGAAAAATTTGTACTTACAGAAGAAAATGCTATTCCTTTTTTTTATGAATACAACAAAACATTAAAAGAAGATAAAGTAAAAATTACAACCAACCTTGGTAGTTTTACATTACAACTTTTTGATAATGTACCCTACCACAAGGCAAATTTTATTTACCTAACTAAAAAAGGATATTTTAACGACACCTATTTTCACAGAGTAGTTAAAAATTTTATTATTCAAGGCGGTAATGCTGACAACAGAAAAACCGCTAAAAAAAGAGGTGAAATTGGCAGGTATTTATTGCCTCCAGATACAAAAAAAGGACACAAACACCATAGAGGTGTTATATCTATGCCTAGTAGTGAAAATGACAACCCACATAAGTTAGCTTCTCCTTATGAGTTTTTTATTGTTGTTACTAAGCCTGGGTCTTACCATTTAGATAAAGATTATACTCCTTTTGGAAAAGTTATAAAAGGTATGGATGTGGTAGATTTAATTAACAGACAACCTGTAGATGAAGGCGATTGGCCTAAGCAAAACATTTTTATTATTAAAGCCGAGGTTGTAAAGTAA
- a CDS encoding lysophospholipid acyltransferase family protein — protein sequence MGLFKKNPFGHILFLKKWLIRVAAVITHRRYKGFNKLEIEGSQILRDLPDKGVLFVSNHQTYFADVVAMFHVFNASLSGREDSIRNIGYIWKPKLNMYYVAAAETMKKSLLTKILAYAGSISIQRTWRADGQDVKRQVKMSDISNIGTALEDGWVITFPQGTTTPWKPLRKGTAHIIKKYKPIVVPVVIDGFRRSFDKKGLRIKKKGILQSMVIKEPLDIDYENDSFESIIDRLGHAIEQDPSFLKVISKADLKALEEENELRKWKLD from the coding sequence ATGGGTTTATTTAAAAAGAATCCTTTTGGGCATATACTATTTTTAAAAAAATGGTTAATACGCGTTGCGGCAGTAATAACACACCGCAGGTACAAAGGGTTTAATAAATTAGAAATAGAAGGATCACAAATACTTAGAGATTTGCCAGATAAAGGCGTGCTTTTTGTGTCTAATCATCAAACTTATTTTGCAGATGTGGTAGCAATGTTCCATGTTTTTAATGCTAGTTTAAGCGGTAGAGAAGACTCTATTAGAAACATAGGTTACATTTGGAAACCAAAGCTTAATATGTATTATGTAGCTGCTGCAGAAACAATGAAAAAAAGTCTTTTAACTAAGATTTTGGCTTATGCAGGTTCTATTAGTATACAGCGTACTTGGCGTGCAGACGGGCAAGATGTAAAAAGGCAAGTAAAAATGAGTGATATATCTAACATTGGTACTGCTTTAGAAGATGGTTGGGTTATTACTTTTCCGCAAGGAACAACCACACCTTGGAAACCTTTACGTAAAGGAACGGCGCATATTATAAAAAAATATAAGCCAATAGTTGTGCCAGTAGTAATAGATGGCTTTAGACGTTCTTTTGATAAAAAAGGTTTACGTATTAAGAAAAAAGGTATTTTACAATCTATGGTTATAAAAGAACCTTTAGATATAGATTATGAAAACGACTCTTTTGAGTCTATTATAGATAGATTAGGACACGCTATAGAGCAAGATCCATCTTTCTTAAAAGTTATCTCTAAGGCAGATTTAAAAGCTTTGGAAGAAGAAAACGAACTTAGAAAGTGGAAGTTAGATTAG
- a CDS encoding DUF4350 domain-containing protein, producing the protein MIKKGKSYIIILVVTFVTYLALEYNKPKEVNWFPSFTTHHKIPFGTKVFNDILEKRLGDKITAVQEPPYIFLNKNNNISGTYVLINNTLDIDKSEVKKLLEWTAKGNTLYLAGSSFSHALKDELNFSTKTLYTNDINHHFYMQLVNPSLKSDKPIVFSKKSDVTYFSKIDTLNTKVLGVIDNFETISIKNANIIKQNYGDGTIILNHFPYAFTNYFILENKNNTDFTSSLLAYIDTTKNVYVDNHHKTGKTFYTSPMRIFLSAKELKWAYYIALIGALFYVFFEGKRKQRAIPVVTPLKNQTLAFTRTIADMYYQKNRQKEIAEHKINFFMDFVRSKFHVNTLEKNDDFYNTVSARSFHTKEEIKNLFLFLDNLMNKHSITNDELLALDKKIEQFKDKANGSK; encoded by the coding sequence GTGATAAAAAAAGGAAAATCATATATAATAATTTTAGTAGTAACATTTGTTACTTACTTAGCTTTGGAATACAATAAACCAAAAGAAGTTAATTGGTTTCCTTCTTTTACTACACACCATAAAATACCATTTGGAACAAAGGTTTTTAATGATATTTTAGAAAAAAGATTAGGTGATAAAATAACCGCAGTGCAAGAACCTCCTTATATTTTTTTAAATAAAAACAACAATATTTCTGGCACTTATGTTTTAATAAACAACACCCTAGATATAGACAAAAGTGAAGTTAAAAAACTTTTAGAGTGGACCGCCAAAGGAAATACACTATACTTAGCTGGCTCTAGTTTTAGTCACGCTTTAAAAGATGAGCTTAATTTTAGCACTAAAACACTTTATACAAATGATATAAATCATCACTTTTATATGCAGTTGGTTAATCCTTCTTTAAAAAGTGATAAACCTATAGTGTTTAGTAAAAAATCTGATGTAACTTATTTTTCTAAAATAGACACATTAAATACCAAAGTATTAGGAGTTATAGATAATTTTGAAACCATATCTATAAAAAATGCAAATATTATAAAACAGAATTACGGTGACGGAACTATTATTTTAAATCATTTTCCTTATGCATTTACCAATTATTTTATTTTAGAGAATAAAAATAATACAGACTTTACATCTTCTTTATTGGCTTATATAGATACTACTAAAAATGTGTATGTAGATAATCATCATAAAACGGGCAAAACATTTTACACTTCACCAATGCGCATATTTTTAAGTGCTAAAGAATTAAAATGGGCCTATTACATAGCCCTAATTGGTGCTTTATTTTATGTGTTTTTTGAAGGAAAAAGAAAACAACGAGCTATACCTGTGGTTACCCCTTTAAAAAATCAGACTTTGGCGTTTACACGTACTATAGCAGATATGTATTATCAAAAAAATAGGCAAAAAGAAATTGCGGAACATAAGATTAACTTTTTTATGGATTTTGTACGATCTAAATTTCATGTAAATACTTTAGAAAAGAATGATGATTTTTACAATACAGTCTCTGCCAGAAGTTTTCATACAAAGGAAGAAATTAAAAATTTATTTCTTTTTTTAGATAATCTTATGAATAAACACAGCATAACTAATGACGAGCTGTTAGCATTAGATAAAAAAATAGAACAATTTAAAGACAAAGCAAATGGAAGCAAATAA
- a CDS encoding RDD family protein, whose protein sequence is MNEIQIETAQNISIHQNAAHLGDRMLAYIIDSIVIFVYTLLMILLLVYMNITFEDMWHLYLIVTLPAFFYYLLLEYFMNGSTVGKKIMSIRVVKLDGSTPNFSSYFIRWIMRIVDVLMSSGGVAVLTILLRGNGQRLGDIAAGTTVITEKKKVKLQDTMVANLPDTYRPSYPQVTVFKDAEMQTIKELFSSAKRNGDHNVIVSLSKKIKEVTNITTQEKPIDFVATVIKDYIYYTQEL, encoded by the coding sequence ATGAACGAAATTCAAATAGAAACTGCTCAAAATATTAGCATTCATCAAAATGCTGCACATTTGGGTGATAGGATGCTAGCCTATATTATAGATAGCATTGTTATTTTTGTTTATACGTTATTAATGATTCTTTTACTGGTATATATGAACATTACTTTTGAAGATATGTGGCATTTGTATTTAATTGTAACATTGCCAGCTTTCTTCTATTATTTGTTGTTAGAGTATTTTATGAATGGCTCTACAGTTGGTAAAAAAATAATGTCTATAAGAGTTGTAAAACTAGATGGCTCTACACCAAATTTTTCTAGTTATTTTATACGTTGGATTATGCGTATTGTAGATGTGTTAATGTCTTCAGGAGGTGTTGCGGTACTTACAATATTGTTAAGAGGTAACGGACAGCGATTGGGAGATATAGCAGCAGGGACTACAGTAATTACTGAAAAGAAAAAGGTAAAGCTGCAAGATACTATGGTAGCTAACTTACCAGATACTTATAGACCTAGTTACCCACAAGTAACCGTTTTTAAAGATGCAGAAATGCAAACCATTAAAGAGCTGTTTAGCTCTGCAAAACGCAATGGAGACCATAATGTTATTGTTTCATTATCAAAAAAAATAAAAGAAGTAACCAATATAACAACCCAAGAGAAGCCTATAGATTTTGTAGCAACTGTTATAAAAGATTACATTTACTACACACAAGAATTATAG
- a CDS encoding trimeric intracellular cation channel family protein, which yields MFYLVIDILGTIAFAISGVLVAMDKKLDPFGVFIVAFVTAVGGGTLRDLLLGNTPVTWLLQPIYIYTILITVVLSILFRKQLKYLRTSLFLFDTIGIGLYTLAGVEKGLDADLLPVMCIVVGTITACFGGVIRDILCNEIPVIFRKEVYATACIIGASSYFFLIKLPIKPNYIYVVCILIVITVRLLAVKFKIALPTIYPPVESKK from the coding sequence ATGTTTTATTTGGTTATAGATATTTTAGGAACCATAGCGTTTGCAATATCTGGTGTGTTGGTAGCAATGGATAAAAAACTAGATCCTTTTGGAGTTTTTATAGTTGCTTTTGTAACAGCGGTAGGTGGTGGTACTTTAAGAGATTTATTATTAGGTAATACACCAGTTACTTGGTTATTACAACCCATTTATATTTACACTATTTTAATAACAGTTGTGTTGTCTATATTGTTTAGGAAGCAATTAAAATACTTAAGAACATCTTTATTTTTGTTTGATACTATTGGTATTGGTTTGTACACATTAGCAGGTGTAGAAAAAGGTTTAGACGCAGATTTATTACCCGTAATGTGTATTGTAGTAGGTACAATAACAGCTTGTTTTGGAGGTGTTATAAGAGATATTTTGTGTAATGAAATACCTGTAATATTTAGAAAAGAGGTATACGCCACGGCTTGTATAATAGGGGCAAGCAGTTACTTTTTTTTAATAAAGTTACCCATAAAACCCAACTACATTTATGTAGTTTGCATTTTAATTGTAATAACGGTGCGTTTGTTGGCTGTTAAGTTTAAAATTGCCTTACCAACAATATACCCTCCGGTAGAAAGCAAAAAGTAG
- a CDS encoding DUF58 domain-containing protein gives MRFLKSFYIHNTFFWYLAILAAMFMTSYWYKWLYPIAWICTMVLLAMFLFDIVLLYATKNSVKASRSLPQKLSNSDHNPIVMEFISTYDFKTGITVVEELPIQFQKRDFKYNTILTKKEPKIFEYTVRPVERGEYYFGNLNIYVSTPLRIVKRRFLYLKNQMVPVYPSIIQMQKYDFLAISNKLSEFGMKKIRRIGHTQEFEQIKEYVPGDDFRTINWKATAKSNQLMVNQYQDEKSQPIYSVIDTGRVMKMPFNGLKLLDYAINSTLAFSNVALKKNDKTGMISFSKNIETFLPAVQKPTYLNSILEKLYNISTEYTDSDFGLLYAHIKRKVNHRSLLLLYTNFEHITAMRRQLPFLLAIAKKHVLVVVFFENTELEELINTSADDLQGIYHKTIAEKFSMDKKLMQKELQQYGIQTILTKPEELTINTINKYLEIKARGLL, from the coding sequence ATGCGCTTTTTAAAATCGTTTTACATACACAATACCTTTTTTTGGTACCTAGCCATACTAGCAGCAATGTTTATGACATCATACTGGTACAAATGGCTATACCCTATTGCGTGGATTTGTACTATGGTTTTATTAGCAATGTTTTTGTTTGATATTGTTTTACTTTACGCTACAAAAAATAGTGTAAAAGCCAGCAGAAGCTTGCCTCAAAAATTATCAAACAGTGACCATAACCCTATTGTTATGGAATTTATAAGCACATACGATTTTAAAACTGGTATCACTGTAGTAGAGGAATTACCTATTCAATTTCAAAAAAGAGATTTTAAATACAACACCATACTTACTAAAAAAGAACCTAAAATTTTTGAATATACAGTTAGACCTGTAGAACGTGGAGAATATTATTTTGGTAATTTAAATATTTATGTCTCTACTCCCCTACGCATAGTAAAACGTAGGTTCTTGTATTTAAAAAACCAAATGGTACCTGTTTACCCGTCTATTATACAAATGCAGAAATATGATTTTTTAGCTATTAGCAATAAATTATCTGAATTTGGAATGAAAAAAATTAGACGTATTGGACATACCCAAGAGTTTGAACAAATTAAAGAGTACGTTCCAGGAGACGACTTTAGAACCATAAATTGGAAAGCTACAGCAAAAAGTAACCAGTTAATGGTAAACCAATACCAAGATGAAAAATCGCAACCAATTTATTCTGTTATAGACACTGGCAGAGTAATGAAAATGCCATTTAATGGTCTAAAACTGTTAGATTATGCTATAAATAGTACACTCGCATTTTCTAATGTAGCTCTTAAAAAAAATGATAAAACTGGGATGATATCATTCTCTAAAAACATAGAGACTTTTTTACCTGCTGTACAAAAACCAACCTATTTAAACTCTATCCTAGAAAAGCTTTACAATATTTCTACAGAGTACACAGACTCAGATTTTGGATTGCTTTACGCGCATATTAAAAGAAAAGTAAATCACAGAAGTTTATTACTGCTTTACACAAATTTTGAGCACATTACAGCTATGCGTAGGCAACTACCTTTTTTACTTGCCATTGCCAAAAAGCACGTTTTAGTTGTTGTGTTTTTTGAAAATACCGAGCTAGAAGAACTCATAAATACTAGTGCTGATGACTTACAAGGTATTTACCACAAAACTATTGCAGAAAAATTTAGTATGGATAAAAAATTAATGCAGAAAGAACTGCAGCAATATGGCATACAAACTATACTTACCAAGCCAGAGGAACTAACAATTAATACTATTAATAAATATTTAGAAATTAAGGCGAGAGGACTTTTATAA
- a CDS encoding AAA family ATPase, with the protein MEANNDINFDNRIPLEDLKNAVTGIKQELAKVIIGQDRFVELLIVSLLVDGHVLIEGVPGIAKTVTAKLFAKTLKTDFSRIQFTPDLMPSDILGTSIFNVKSSEFEFKKGPIFSNIILIDEINRAPAKTQAALFEIMEETQVTMDGKTYKMEAPFMVLATQNPIEQEGTYALPEAQLDRFLFKIKVEYPTLEEEIKIITTHHERKGAKPQTLINDILSPTKLKEYKKNIQDVIVEAKILRYIAEIISKTRNHPHLYLGGSPRASLATLNAAKAFAAINGRDFVTPEDVKKALEPVLNHRVILTPEREMEGMTTESVVHMIIESVEIPR; encoded by the coding sequence ATGGAAGCAAATAACGATATCAATTTTGATAATAGAATACCTCTAGAAGATTTAAAAAATGCCGTAACAGGTATTAAACAAGAGCTGGCTAAAGTAATTATTGGTCAAGACCGTTTTGTAGAGTTGTTAATTGTTTCGCTTTTAGTAGATGGCCACGTGTTAATTGAAGGTGTCCCTGGGATTGCAAAAACAGTTACTGCTAAATTATTTGCTAAAACTTTAAAAACAGATTTTAGTCGTATACAGTTTACTCCAGATCTTATGCCTAGTGATATTTTAGGTACTTCTATTTTTAACGTTAAATCTTCTGAGTTTGAATTTAAAAAAGGGCCCATTTTCTCTAACATTATTTTAATTGATGAAATAAACAGAGCTCCTGCTAAAACACAAGCCGCTTTGTTTGAAATTATGGAAGAAACACAAGTTACTATGGATGGCAAAACATACAAAATGGAAGCTCCGTTTATGGTTTTAGCCACCCAAAACCCTATAGAACAAGAAGGCACATACGCATTACCAGAGGCACAATTAGACCGTTTTTTGTTTAAAATAAAAGTAGAGTACCCAACCTTAGAAGAAGAAATAAAAATAATTACAACTCATCATGAACGTAAAGGAGCTAAGCCACAAACATTAATTAATGATATACTTTCTCCTACTAAACTTAAAGAGTATAAAAAAAACATACAAGATGTAATTGTAGAAGCTAAAATTCTGCGTTACATAGCAGAGATAATTTCAAAAACTCGTAACCACCCACACCTATACCTTGGTGGTTCTCCTAGAGCCTCTTTAGCTACCTTAAACGCCGCTAAAGCTTTTGCTGCTATTAACGGTAGAGATTTTGTTACTCCAGAAGATGTAAAAAAGGCGTTAGAGCCTGTGCTAAACCACAGAGTAATTTTAACTCCAGAACGCGAAATGGAAGGTATGACAACAGAAAGTGTTGTGCATATGATAATTGAATCTGTAGAAATACCTAGATAA
- a CDS encoding NUDIX hydrolase translates to MNFDDFTKRISKIKNLPLLGEESHNKMAPSIRIDELSRMKNQRDKARKAAVMALFYPTKENSTNLLLMLRKTYKGVHSNQVGFPGGKVEKEDENLLHTALRETYEEVGVPQNKVQVMGKLSSIYIPPSNFEVQPYIGVYPNPTPFVIQESEVEHLVEVSLLDFMDDSKISTQNLTTSYAKNIDVPAFKLNGYVVWGATAMIMSELKELLKQLL, encoded by the coding sequence ATGAATTTTGATGATTTTACCAAAAGAATTTCAAAAATAAAGAATCTTCCATTATTAGGTGAAGAATCACATAACAAAATGGCTCCGTCTATTAGAATTGATGAGCTAAGTAGAATGAAAAACCAACGCGATAAAGCACGTAAGGCAGCTGTTATGGCATTATTTTATCCTACAAAGGAAAATAGTACTAATTTGCTGTTAATGTTACGTAAAACTTACAAGGGTGTACATTCCAATCAGGTTGGTTTTCCTGGAGGGAAAGTAGAGAAAGAAGATGAGAATTTGTTGCATACTGCTTTAAGAGAAACTTATGAAGAAGTTGGTGTGCCTCAAAATAAAGTTCAGGTTATGGGCAAATTGTCTTCAATTTATATACCTCCAAGTAATTTTGAAGTTCAGCCTTACATTGGTGTGTATCCTAACCCTACGCCTTTTGTAATACAGGAGTCAGAGGTAGAGCATTTGGTAGAGGTTTCTCTACTAGATTTTATGGATGATAGTAAAATTAGTACTCAAAATTTAACAACTTCTTATGCTAAAAATATTGATGTACCTGCTTTTAAATTAAATGGTTACGTGGTTTGGGGAGCAACTGCAATGATTATGAGTGAACTTAAAGAGCTACTAAAACAATTGTTATAA
- a CDS encoding RNA polymerase sigma factor codes for MSKELEHAFVTELENNQNIVHKVCTLYTNDKDAHNDLFQEITIQLWKAYPKFRGDSKFSTWMYRVALNTAITLYRKSKRKVSTQSYESVIFKIKADEYDETEELQLKLMYKAVKQLGDIDKALVFLYLEDKDYAEISETLGISEVNARVKMNRIKKKLKTILNP; via the coding sequence GTGAGTAAAGAATTAGAACATGCTTTTGTAACAGAACTAGAGAACAACCAAAATATTGTTCACAAGGTTTGTACACTATACACTAATGATAAAGATGCTCATAATGATTTGTTTCAGGAAATAACAATACAGTTATGGAAAGCGTACCCTAAATTTAGAGGTGACTCTAAGTTTAGTACCTGGATGTACAGAGTTGCGTTAAATACTGCAATTACATTATACAGAAAATCTAAAAGAAAAGTAAGTACACAAAGTTATGAGTCTGTAATTTTTAAAATTAAGGCCGATGAATATGATGAAACAGAAGAATTACAACTAAAATTAATGTACAAAGCAGTAAAGCAGCTAGGAGACATAGACAAAGCATTAGTGTTTCTTTACTTAGAGGATAAAGACTATGCGGAAATATCTGAAACACTAGGTATTTCTGAGGTTAATGCCAGAGTAAAGATGAATAGAATAAAGAAAAAATTAAAAACCATTTTAAATCCTTAA
- a CDS encoding DUF4129 domain-containing protein encodes MQKLLFSLLICITFSISAYSFQDSTNVEYDDASMPVQKITEEDLQSYKDDSSYNYTLEKADNSWWEKFKTWLYSYWLRFFQWLFGGEKAVGYLSAFLGLLPYLLLVILIVVAVLFFLKTNMNSISLSKKNKSAVTLSEEENIIKNEDIQQLIKNALEDKNYRLAIRYYYLYILKIMSEKDLIDWQLQKTNDDYQKELSNSTYAKPFVTITRLYDYIWYGDFAIDETKYNKAAAEFIKLQNSITKK; translated from the coding sequence ATGCAAAAGCTTCTTTTTTCTTTACTTATTTGCATTACTTTTTCTATATCTGCGTACAGTTTTCAAGACTCTACCAATGTAGAGTATGATGATGCTTCTATGCCTGTACAGAAAATTACAGAAGAAGACTTACAATCCTATAAAGATGACTCTAGCTATAATTACACCTTAGAAAAAGCAGATAACTCTTGGTGGGAAAAATTTAAAACTTGGTTATACTCTTACTGGTTGCGCTTTTTTCAATGGCTATTTGGAGGTGAAAAAGCTGTTGGCTATTTGTCTGCTTTTTTAGGGCTATTACCATATTTACTACTGGTTATTTTAATTGTAGTTGCTGTACTATTCTTTTTAAAAACAAATATGAACAGCATAAGCTTATCTAAAAAGAACAAGAGCGCTGTTACCTTATCTGAAGAAGAAAACATTATAAAAAATGAAGATATTCAGCAGTTAATAAAAAATGCATTAGAAGATAAAAACTACAGGTTAGCAATTAGATATTACTACTTGTATATCTTAAAAATAATGAGTGAAAAAGATCTTATAGACTGGCAATTACAAAAAACTAATGACGATTACCAAAAAGAATTAAGCAACTCTACTTACGCTAAACCTTTTGTAACTATAACTAGGTTATATGATTATATTTGGTATGGAGATTTTGCAATAGACGAAACAAAATACAATAAAGCAGCTGCTGAGTTTATTAAACTACAAAATAGTATTACCAAAAAGTGA
- a CDS encoding stage II sporulation protein M, with protein sequence MREAAFVKQNKDKWTTFESVLAKKTEIDPNKLSDLYIEITDHLSYAKTFYPGSNTAFFLNSLASEAHQKIYKTKKEPKNRIISFWKTEFPTLFYHNRRELLIAFLVFTFFCAVGVFSAANDGDFVRSFLGDGYVNMTLENIANDDPMAVYKQQSEFKMFLGITINNIKVAIMAFIYGILLGIGSLFIMMQNGIMLGSFQYMFYEKGLLWESARTIWIHGTIEISVIIIAGCAGLVLAKGILFPGTYTRLESFKRGTVNGLKIMLSTVPFFIIAGFLEGFVTRHTEMPDWLAILIITSSLALILYYYVIYPYLLHKKTNHAEQ encoded by the coding sequence ATGCGCGAAGCTGCCTTTGTAAAGCAAAATAAAGACAAATGGACTACTTTTGAAAGTGTCCTGGCAAAGAAAACGGAAATTGACCCAAACAAATTGTCTGATTTGTATATTGAAATTACCGATCACCTTAGCTATGCTAAGACTTTCTACCCTGGTAGCAACACCGCATTTTTTTTAAATTCTTTGGCTTCAGAGGCACACCAAAAGATATATAAGACCAAAAAAGAACCAAAAAACAGAATAATCAGCTTTTGGAAAACAGAATTTCCTACATTATTTTATCATAATCGTCGTGAATTGCTAATTGCATTTCTTGTTTTTACATTTTTTTGCGCAGTAGGAGTTTTCTCTGCAGCTAATGATGGTGATTTTGTTAGGTCATTTTTAGGTGATGGATATGTAAATATGACTTTAGAAAATATTGCTAATGATGACCCTATGGCTGTTTACAAACAACAAAGTGAATTTAAAATGTTTTTAGGCATTACTATTAACAATATAAAAGTTGCTATAATGGCTTTTATTTATGGTATTTTACTTGGTATAGGTTCTTTGTTTATTATGATGCAAAATGGCATTATGTTAGGCAGTTTCCAATATATGTTTTATGAAAAAGGCCTGCTATGGGAGTCTGCACGTACCATTTGGATACACGGGACTATAGAGATATCTGTAATTATAATTGCTGGTTGCGCCGGACTTGTTTTAGCTAAAGGAATTCTTTTTCCTGGGACATATACAAGGTTAGAATCTTTTAAACGAGGCACTGTAAACGGATTAAAAATAATGTTATCTACAGTACCATTCTTTATCATTGCTGGCTTTTTAGAAGGCTTTGTAACCAGACATACAGAAATGCCAGACTGGCTTGCAATATTAATTATTACAAGCTCGTTAGCTTTAATTTTATATTATTACGTTATTTACCCTTATTTATTACACAAAAAAACCAACCATGCAGAACAATAA